The Streptomyces sp. GSL17-111 region GGCTGGACTACCTTCCTGCGTCACCCCATCACTCACCTACTACCCCCTCGGGTCAGCGGCTCCACCACACCCACACAGTTCAAAGAACTGCACAGGGGGCTTCACGGCCTTAGCATCAGAAGATTCAGTGTTGGACGCTCTACAGCGGGTACCGGAATATCAACCGGTTATCCATCGACTACGCCTGTCGGCCTCGCCTTAGGCCCCGACTTACCCTGGGCAGATCAGCTTGACCCAGGAACCCTTAGTCAATCGGCGCAAGAGTTTCCCACTCTTGTATCGCTACTCATGCCTGCATTCTCACTCGTGAACCGTCCACAACTACCTTCCAGTGCTGCTTCACCCGGCACACGACGCTCCCCTACCCACCCCAGCCGGCGTTAGCCGTCATGCTGGAGTGACACGACTTCGGCGGTGTACTTGAGCCCCGCTACATTATCGGCGCGGAATCACTTGACCAGTGAGCTATTACGCACTCTTTCAAGGATGGCTGCTTCTAAGCCAACCTCCTGGTTGTCTCTGCGACTCCACATCCTTTCCCACTTAGCACACGCTTAGGGGCCTTAGTCGATGCTCTGGGCTGTTTCCCTCTCGACCATGGAGCTTATCCCCCACAGTCTCACTGCCGTGCTCTCACTTACCGGCATTCGGAGTTTGGCTAAGGTCAGTAACCCGGTAAGGCCCATCGCCTATCCAGTGCTCTACCTCCGGCAAGAAACACACGACGCTGCACCTAAATGCATTTCGGGGAGAACCAGCTATCACGGAGTTTGATTGGCCTTTCACCCCTAACCACAGGTCATCCCCCAGGTTTTCAACCCTGGTGGGTTCGGGCCTCCACGACCTCTTACAGCCGCTTCACCCTGCCCATGGCTAGATCACTCCGCTTCGGGTCTAGGGCACGCTACTCAAACGCCCTCTTAGGACTCGCTTTCGCTACGGCTCCCCCACACGGGTTAACCTCGCAACATACCGCAAACTCGCAGGCTCATTCTTCAAAAGGCACGCAGTCACGACACAGAAAAGCAAGCCTTCCTGTGCGACGCTCCCACGGCTTGTAGGCACACGGTTTCAGGTACTATTTCACTCCGCTCCCGCGGTACTTTTCACCATTCCCTCACGGTACTATCCACTATCGGTCACCAGGGAATATTTAGGCTTAACGGGTGGTCCCGCCAGATTCACACAGGATTTCTCGGGCCCCATGCTACTTGGGTGGTCCTCAAGCAAGTTGCTGACGTTTCAGCTACGGGGGTCTTACCCTCTACGCCGGGCCTTTCGCATGCCCTTCGCCTACACCAACAATTTCTGACTTGCCGACCGGCCGGCAGACCGATCAAGAGAACTCCCACAACCCCACACACGCAACCCCTGCCGGGTATCACACGCCTGCGGTTTAGCCTGATCCAGTTTCGCTCGCCACTACTCCCGGAATCACGGTTGTTTTCTCTTCCTGCGGGTACTGAGATGTTTCACTTCCCCGCGTTCCCTCCACACTGCCTATGCGTTCAGCAGCGGGTGACAGCCCATGACGACTGCCGGGTTTCCCCATTCGGACACCCCCGGATCACAGCTCGGTTGACAGCTCCCCGGGGCCTATCGCGGCCTCCCACGTCCTTCATCGGTTCCTGGTGCCAAGGCATCCACCGTGCGCCCTTAAAAACTTGGCCACAGATGCTCGCGTCCACTGTGCAGTTCTCAAACAACAACCAGCCACCCACCACCCCAAGCCAACAAGCCCGAGTTCACTGGGACCGGCACCGAGAGCAACCAGCCTTACGGCCGCACCCTCAGACACCCAACAGCGCACCCAACCAGCCACCACCCAGACCCTGAAGCTTTCCACGCCGAAGCAGTACTCACCCAGAGACCAGACAACAGCCGGCCGAATAGTCAACGTTCCACCCATGAGCTAACCACCGTCAGACACTCGCTGACGTAATGGCCCTGTCCACCAGCCCCCAAGAGGACCGGCGGAAGATGCTCCTTAGAAAGGAGGTGATCCAGCCGCACCTTCCGGTACGGCTACCTTGTTACGACTTCGTCCCAATCGCCAGTCCCACCTTCGACGATTCCCTCCCCACAAGGGGGTTAGGCCACCGGCTTCGGGTGTTACCGACTTTCGTGACGTGACGGGCGGTGTGTACAAGGCCCGGGAACGTATTCACCGCAGCAATGCTGATCTGCGATTACTAGCGACTCCGACTTCATGGGGTCGAGTTGCAGACCCCAATCCGAACTGAGACCGGCTTTTTGAGATTCGCTCCACCTCACGGTATCGCAGCTCATTGTACCGGCCATTGTAGCACGTGTGCAGCCCAAGACATAAGGGGCATGATGACTTGACGTCGTCCCCACCTTCCTCCGAGTTGACCCCGGCAGTCTCCTGTGAGTCCCCATCACCCCGAAAGGCATGCTGGCAACACAGAATAAGGGTTGCGCTCGTTGCGGGACTTAACCCAACATCTCACGACACGAGCTGACGACAGCCATGCACCACCTGTACACCGACCACAAGGGGGGCCGTATCTCTACGGCTTTCCGATGTATGTCAAGCCTTGGTAAGGTTCTTCGCGTTGCGTCGAATTAAGCCACATGCTCCGCCGCTTGTGCGGGCCCCCGTCAATTCCTTTGAGTTTTAGCCTTGCGGCCGTACTCCCCAGGCGGGGAACTTAATGCGTTAGCTGCGGCACGGACGACGTGGAATGTCGCCCACACCTAGTTCCCAACGTTTACGGCGTGGACTACCAGGGTATCTAATCCTGTTCGCTCCCCACGCTTTCGCTCCTCAGCGTCAGTATCGGCCCAGAGATCCGCCTTCGCCACCGGTGTTCCTCCTGATATCTGCGCATTTCACCGCTACACCAGGAATTCCGATCTCCCCTACCGAACTCTAGCCTGCCCGTATCGAATGCAGACCCGGGGTTAAGCCCCGGGCTTTCACATCCGACGTGACAAGCCGCCTACGAGCTCTTTACGCCCAATAATTCCGGACAACGCTCGCACCCTACGTATTACCGCGGCTGCTGGCACGTAGTTAGCCGGTGCTTCTTCTGCAGGTACCGTCACTTGCGCTTCTTCCCTGCTGAAAGAGGTTTACAACCCGAAGGCCGTCATCCCTCACGCGGCGTCGCTGCATCAGGCTTTCGCCCATTGTGCAATATTCCCCACTGCTGCCTCCCGTAGGAGTCTGGGCCGTGTCTCAGTCCCAGTGTGGCCGGTCGCCCTCTCAGGCCGGCTACCCGTCGTCGCCTTGGTAGGCCATCACCCCACCAACAAGCTGATAGGCCGCGGGCTCATCCTGCACCGCCGGAGCTTTCCACACAGAGAAGATGCCTTCCTGTGTCGTATCCGGTATTAGACCCCGTTTCCAGGGCTTGTCCCAGAGTGCAGGGCAGATTGCCCACGTGTTACTCACCCGTTCGCCACTAATCCACCACCGAAGCGGCTTCATCGTTCGACTTGCATGTGTTAAGCACGCCGCCAGCGTTCGTCCTGAGCCAGGATCAAACTCTCCGTGAATGCTTCATAAATGAGCCACTCACGAGAGCGGCACCGAACAGGGGAGGAATAGTCCCCCACGGTGCACAGCGTCCTCGCTGTGTGTTTCTCAAAAGAACCTCGACCCACCGGAAACAACATCCGGCGAGACCGGGGTATCAACATATCTGGCGTTGACTTTTGGTACGCTGTTGAGTTCTCAAGGAACGGACGCTTCCTTCGGATTCCCTTCCGGGTTTCCTCCGGGCGCTTCCCTTCGGTGTCTCCGACTCTATCAGATCTTCGTCCTTGCCGTTTCCGGCCGGATTCGCATCCGAATTCCCCTGTCGGCGGGGCCGCCTTCCGGCGTGACCGCTACTTTAGAGGATTTCCCGCACCGCTCAAAATCGAGCGATTCGAAAGGGATTCCGGCATGCCGAAAGCCATCCCGATCGGGAGTCGTACGTCAGTAGGGTTTGCCACCGGACGTGGCGGAGGTGCTGCTTCGCGGAACCGTGTCGGCCCGCTGACAACTCGAAGAACTGTACACGACGCCCCCGCCACGTCCAAACGGCGTGGTCAGCCCTGGCCGCCGGCCAGGGCTCGGCTGCGGTCGCGGGCGGCTTCGAGGGCGGCGATGAGCGCCGCCCGTACGCCGTGGTTCTCCAGCTCGCGGATCGCGTTGATCGTCGTACCGGCGGGGGACGTGACGTTCTCCCGCAGCTTGACGGGGTGTTCGCCGCTGTCGCGGAGCATGACGGCGGCGCCGACGGCGGCCTGGACGATGAGGTCGTGCGCCTTGTCGCGGGGCAGTCCGAGGAGGATCCCGGCGTCCGTCATCGCTTCGACGAGGAAGTAGAAGTAGGCGGGGCCGGAGCCGGACAGCGCGGTGGCGGCGTCCTGCTGGCTCTCGGGGACGCGCAGGGTCTTGCCGACGCCGTTGAAGATCTCCTCCGCGTGAAGCAGGTCCGCCTCGCTGGCGTGGGTGCCGGCGGAGATGACGGACATGGCCTCGTCCACCAGGGCGGGGGTGTTCGTCATGACGCGGATGACGGGCGTGCCCTCGGGAAGGCGGGCTTCGAAGAAGCCGGTGGGGATGCCGGCGGCGCCGCTGATGACCAGGCGGTCGGCCGGGGTGTGCGGGGCCAGCTCGTCGAGCAGGGCGGCCATGTCCTGCGGTTTGACGGTCAGGATGAGGGTGTCGGCGGCCTTCGCCGCCTCGGCGTTGGTGACCGCCTCGACGCCGTGGCGGCGGCGCAGCTCGGCCGCCCGTTCGGGACGGCGTGCGGTGACCAGCAGGTCGTCGGGCGACCAGCCACCGCGGATCATTCCGCTGAGGAGCGCTTCACCGATCTTGCCCGTGCCGAGCACGGCGACTTTCTGCGTCATGGCTCCATCGTGGCAAAAGCGGCTCGAGGTGGGGCGGCGCCGTCCGCCCGCTGGTACGTCAGGTGGTCCGGCGGCGCAGGGTGGCGGCGCCGACGGCGAGGACCAGGGCGGCGCTCCCGCCGACGACGAGCGCGTCGCGGACGTAGTCGGCCGTCACCTCGGGGTGCTGGAGGACCTCGCGCATGCCGTCGACGGCGTAGGACATGGGCAGGACGTTCGAGACGGCCTCCAGGACCGGCTGCATGCTGTCGCGCGGGGCGAACAGGCCGCACAGCAGGAGCTGCGGGAAGATCACCGCGGGCATGAACTGGACGGCCTGGAACTCGGACCTGGCGAACGCCGAGACGAACAGGCCGAGCGCGGTGCCGAGCAGCGCGTCGAGGAGGGCGATGAGGAGCAGCAGCCAGGTGGACCCGGCGAAGTCGAGGTCGAGGAGCCAGACGGCGACGGTCGTGGCGAGGGTCGCCTGCACCGTGGCGAGCGCGCCGAAGGCGACGGCGTAGCCGAGGATCAGGTCGGCCTTGCCCAGCGGCATCGCCAGCAGGCGTTCGAGCGTGCCGGAGGTGCGTTCGCGGAGGGTCGCGATGCTGGTCACGAGGAACATCGTGGTCAGCGGGAAGATGCCGAGGAGCGCGGCGCCGAT contains the following coding sequences:
- the proC gene encoding pyrroline-5-carboxylate reductase → MTQKVAVLGTGKIGEALLSGMIRGGWSPDDLLVTARRPERAAELRRRHGVEAVTNAEAAKAADTLILTVKPQDMAALLDELAPHTPADRLVISGAAGIPTGFFEARLPEGTPVIRVMTNTPALVDEAMSVISAGTHASEADLLHAEEIFNGVGKTLRVPESQQDAATALSGSGPAYFYFLVEAMTDAGILLGLPRDKAHDLIVQAAVGAAVMLRDSGEHPVKLRENVTSPAGTTINAIRELENHGVRAALIAALEAARDRSRALAGGQG
- a CDS encoding ABC transporter permease, coding for MTSALPSPSRVLATARRVLRQLAHDPRTIALLLLVPVLLLVLLYYVFDADRTAFDPIGAALLGIFPLTTMFLVTSIATLRERTSGTLERLLAMPLGKADLILGYAVAFGALATVQATLATTVAVWLLDLDFAGSTWLLLLIALLDALLGTALGLFVSAFARSEFQAVQFMPAVIFPQLLLCGLFAPRDSMQPVLEAVSNVLPMSYAVDGMREVLQHPEVTADYVRDALVVGGSAALVLAVGAATLRRRTT